AAGCCGAGAGCTCTTCACAAGTCGGCAGAGATACGCTGCCCAACTCGGACAGGACGCGCTTCGCCCGGAACTGGTACCGCCATGACCCCATCGACTTTGATGAGTTGGACGGGCCATCTTCGCCTCCAGCAGAGCAGACTCCAGATACCCGTTCAGAAGAGACGCCTGGTACGCCGTTGCCCTTGCCCAGGATCCTTCCACAGCCCCGGAGCTCCAAGACGGACGCGACAGATTACAAGTTGGCCGCAACGGCTGTCGCCGAGCTCTTCCGCCTGCTTCAGTCCCCTCCAGAAGGCAAGTCGCGGGCCAAAAGAACCCTTTCTCTTCCTGAAGCATCGAACAGAGGGTCTCTTGAGCGGTCGTCTGGTGTGGGCGAGCCGGCAATCCATCAAGAGAGACAAGTTACCAAGCCATCAAAGAAGTCCAAAATGCCGCAGATGATGTCCGGCATCCCGGAGACCATGTCCAGCGTGGCATACGACACGTCCAGCATGCCGCAGAAGGTGCCCTACGCGATACAAACTCGAAGCAGGCCACCAAAGATCTCGAACGCGCCACAGACGGTCTCCGGGGTGCCACCGGTGGTGTCCAACGTGCCGCAGACGGCATCTGACGCGATGCAAAAGGCTCCAAGCAGGCCGCCAAAGATCACCAACGCGCCACGGGTGGTTTCCGGAGTCTCACAAACGATGTCCAGCGCGCCGCAGAAAATTAAGATGCCCAGCGTACCGCGGAAGATATCAGGTCAAGCTGGAAGCCAGGCCATGCCGTCCATACCCCCACAGAAACGCAGAACACAcgaggtggtggaggagatgccgccgtcgcccgccaACCAGCTCACAGTCACCGACCGGTCCATCGCGAAGAAGCCTTCCCCAGCCCGCCCTTTACGAAGCGCTCCAACCTCTTCGCAGTATCCTGTGGTTCCATCTCACCAGCCACAGGACACTCGATCTCTAGGTGCCGCCGGTTCCAAGACCAAATCGGCAGGCCCTGCTCCCAAACACGCCACAGGagcggagaagaaggatgcCGTCAGATCAGTTGTCGACACTTGGAGACAGAAGACGGCCAGCGGGAGCAAAGCGAATCCAGACCGAGGTTCCAAGGCGCCCAAGCCATCAACCGTCAAGGTGGCTGATGGGAAGGTAAAGACTAAACGTACGGCCCCGAGGGCAGAGCCTCGCAAGCGGCGGGTGGGCGACACCAAGAAGATTCCTGGGGCcgagaaaaagagaaaatcACACCCTAAAGACCCTGGTTCCCTCAGAGTACCggggaaagagaaaagaggagGTCGATCTTCGTTGGGACACGGCAAGCCGGGAGCTCACGACACGCATACCACCACCAAGATCAGCTCCATGTCCAACTCAACGACCAATTGTCCCATCTATCTACTGGGTGGAGGATCGCGAGACTCCGACTCGGATTCCGATGTCGAGAATGATGACGACATGTCTGATTCTGACTACGCTTCCAATCCATTCCAGACAAGTGAtttggacgacgacgagccggcccaagaaggaggaccaAACCAGTCGGACACAGAAGACGCTGCCAACGCCAGCCAAGACGGGGGACCAGGACAAGATTCGGCACAAGATTCCAGACCTTCTTCGCCAGAGTTTCCCCCAGGCGAACACGTCCCTAATCCCCCTGGACAGTCCGCACTAACTCAAGCTGAAGCCGGGCGCCCAGACTCGAGAATAAGCCTGGTCTCTCAACCATCGATCCCAGATGTATCTGTTCCAAACCCGTCCTTGGGAGGCACCCAGCAGCCCGGAACAGCCCATGATAGTCCCAGGCAGTCATGGTCTGCAGACCAAGACGCCTCGGATCCCTTCGGAAACCAGCAGACATCTGTCTCCTCTGGCCCTTATATGGAGCCTCCGTTTGATACCGGTGCATCGAGCAGCTACTGCTCGTCGCCTCCGTGGTTGGGCCAAACTCTGGCGGCAGACACCCCTCAGCAGCATTCTCCTCTGGAACCAATAGGCTTCGAGAACTCGCGAGGCCTGCCAGAACAGGGCCAGACCAACAGCACTCTGCCTAACAACAGCCAGCAGGTTGATTCCGTATCTTCGTGGCCCTCTGGAACGATAGAAACGGCCCCGTTGAGCTCTACGGACCAGCATGGCTACACCGCTATGCCATCCGCACCGTCGTCCGGAAACCCTCGGGTGTTCGATGGCTCATACTATCCTCCGGTAAACTCAGCATCGGCATCAAATGATCCTTTTCAAGGCCAGGCTGAATCATCTCAGCCCTCGTTTGTGGGAGATCAGTCGCAGGCATCTTTCCTTACTCGGCAACAGGCCTCTGTATTGCCTAGTGGTACATCAAGAGGCTTATCTCGAAACCAAGCACAAGCAGGTGCCGACTCCTCCGGTCAACGGAATTTCGAAATGGGCCAAAGTGGACAAATGCCGACGTCAGTTCCGGAGCCGGCGCCAACAACCGGGCAGCCCGCGCCACTCGGTCAACCTGGATCACCGTGGCCTACGGCAACTGGACAGGGCCTCAACGCGAGTTACTTCTCTGAAGCCCCCTACACATCAGCCGAGGCGGCATACGACCCGTACTCTACTAGCCTACTAGCCCCTGAGAAACACGCAGATCCTCAGCCGGACCCCTGGACCGCAAGTCGTACAGGAAACACCGCTGAGCAAACTTCGCCATGGGCGCCCAAGCAGTATGAGCCGTTCTCTCCAAGCTCTCCAACTGTTCCTGTTCCTAGCTTCTCAAGCAACCAAGCATGGGATCAACAGGCCGGTCCGCCTGCCACGTTCGGCAGGCAACAAGAACGCCAGCCCTTTCCTGGGGACCAGTCTTTAGGTACGGATCCGTCAGAATGGAATTCCCGAGACAAAAGCGTAGCTCCGACGGACTCGTGGGACCCTAACGCCACTCGCCAGTCAAGCCCCGCGCCGTACGCCGCGCAGGGCTCGCAGCGGGCGCCCTACGGCTCGTATCAGTCGCCACCAAGAAACCGTTTATACGCCCTCGGGGACCCGTCGCCTCAGAGGaccggcggcagcaacaagGGGAAAATCctcctggcggcggcggctggggcgGCTGTCGGCATTGGGGCCGCCGCGCTTCTGAGCCGGAgctcttcggcgtcgtccaaGAGCTCCCACATccagtcgccgccgcccgggACAGACGTGAAAAACTACGCCGCCTGGGGGAACGTCCCTGCCTCCAACGATGGGTTTCCTTACGATGGAGCGTATAGCGGCTCGGAGAAAGCGGGGGGCgcttcgagctcgtcgtcgtcgtctccgtcgtcgtcgtcatcgtcgggcCATGGAAACCGTGATGATCCGGCCCAGAGAGAGGCGGCTTCTCACGATTggaacgacgtcgacagCGACGACAACCAGAGCGGCGCTAGCAACGACGAAGGGTTCGGAATGAgggatgacggcgacgagtcTGACAACCACTCAGTGGCCTCTGATCAGTTAACGTCCCTCTCATATGACAACGAGAATGCTCCCCAGGCCCCGAGTGTGTCAGGAGCCTCGGACTCGGACCAAGCCGGATGGTACGACGGTGACGGCTATGGCAGCGCCTGGAATGACGAAGAGAATCATGATCAGGGGTCGCAGGGGTCGGATCGGTCCCAGGCCGGGGAGCACGACATGTATGGATCGGACCAGGAGCTGGCGTACAACTCGGAGCCTCAGGGGCAGTTCACATCTGGTTCGGACCAAGGGTCCGAGTCAGAGCAAGAATACATGGTAGACGATGAGGCTGTTCACGAGGAATCCCCCAGCTCTGTGGCGGGATCGGATCACTACCTTGAGCAGTCGGGTACAGAGCAAGATGAGAGTGGGCTGGATGAGGAAGGTGAAGATTGCATTGGGCATGAGATTGTGGATGAAAgcgacgaggcggagggATACGGCGAGGAGGAACAAGATGGAAGTCAGGAAGATGAATATGAAATTGAGAAtgatggggaggaggaggaggaggaggaggaaagtgaggaggaggaagaggaagaggaggaggaaagtgaggaggatgaaagcgaggaggaggaagaagaagagagcgaaGACTATGCCGAGGAGTacgacgaaggcggcggcggttcaGACAGTGATGCGTATAGTTACTAAGACAAAGGAAGAGGCTGCCGTGATCTGAGCCGACAGACCCGGGCTTTTGGCCCAACAAACTATTATGCAAAAGGCAAGGGTCACGATATCGTAAGGGTATCAGGTACTGGCTTGAAACACTAGCAAAAGAGACAGGAAATGCCATTGATGACGGTAGTTTAGAGATCCCAAATCCATCGGTCACGACACATCCCTGAGACTGTTCTGCTAACGATGTAACAAAGCAACCAGGTGCGGATCTTTAAACCTGCCCACATGGCTTATGCAAAATCCAAAATATGGCCATCCGTGTGTGTCGATATGTATGTGGAGCGTGTTGTCTCTCGGGTTGTGGTCCGACGAACTATTCTCGCCTGTTGAATAGGGGCAAGACATTTGATCAACCCGTCAGCATGTTTGGGTAGGAACCTCCGTGGGCTTCTTGTTGGTGACCGGGAATCTTTCTTGTCCGAACTCGGCAGAGGCAACAGTCATTTACATCGCTAACATGGGCACCACCCTCTCGAGTGCCTGCCACACGAACCTCGCCAATCGTGGAGAGATGCTGTTAGGAACGCCTGTAGTCACCTGGGCTGCGGAAAGATGGGTCGATACTCTGCTCATCAAGCGGTTGTAGATTGTATTTAGTAGTTCTGAGCAGAGGCTTTCTTTTGTCGAATGTAGGCTCTTTCTTCCCGAGTCCTCTGCTAATAATGCCGAAACGCAAGGAAACGCAGCCCCGATACACACGACCCTGGCCACTTTCTAGATAGCTTCATCCCGCACAGTAACCCCAATCAATGCCGCGTTCCTCGTTTGCCCTACGAAGTCTTCGGGACACCCAAGCCCAAGAAACTCCCTTACTGCCCCTAACAGAAGGCGAGTACTCGGCCACAGGCAAGATGCGAGATACGAAGTGGCTCAGCCAACCTCACATCGTCTCTCAACCCTAACCCCGACGCTCCAGCCGCTTCCTGACTATTGGACATCCGACCATGCGCATAAGAGTAGCCATGTCCAGCTCACCGGCTCTCCCGAGCCAGCATGTCCAGATATCTCCAGCAGGTGCCCCTCCCGCTCGCCGCGATCCTCCCCGACGCCGCGTCCTTCTCGCAAAACACCTCGACCCCTTCCAGAGAACCCTCCAGGCCCCACAGCTCGCGCAGCGCGAAGTCGACGACGCaaccgccctcgcccacgcACCGCGCGCCGGTCAAGATGGCCTCGGCGCGAAGCAAGATCCAGCGGATCGTTTCCAGCACCTTCTCCTCCCCGGAGCGGAGCCGGTCGAGCGCAGGGTACGCCACCACCCCAGACCGCCTcgcgccttcgccgccatctgcCCGGGACCGCTCGCGGCGGTGGGTCTCGAGGACGACCTGCCTGCGCCGGAGCTTGGCGGCGAAGTCGCCCCACCAGACGAAGTACTCgttgcggcggcgccagcTGAGAGTCTCGAGGTCACCGTGGAGGGCCtccagggcggcgaggtccaCTCCCGCAGCCACAGCCCGGGCGCTAATGTGTGCGGGCAAGGGCGTCGACCGCGGCATCAGGGCTGGGGCGTCCTGGTAGGCCTTGAGGAGGGCGGGCTGGCTAATGTAGGGGCGCATGCTCGTCATCCTGGTGGAGGTGGCTGTATGTGTTTTTGGGAGCGTCTTGTGATGAGATGATGGATGTGAGGGGCGTTGGATGCGTGTGGTGTGGTGTTTGTTTGCTTATCCTTGAGGGTACGGTTTGTGGTTCAATTTCAATGGTTGAATGGGGTGGTtcttgtgtttgtgtgtttgtttgATGGATGAAGAACAGTGAGTCTCGAAGTTGATATTGGCTCCTGACCGAGAGAGGATGTAAGAGTGTGATGTTTTCTGGGAatgggaaagagagaagaacgTCAGAAGTTCAGAACAGGGGGATTCCTGCATGTCTTTATATGGCGACAGGTAGGAGTATCTCCGGTACGCTCGAACCTGACTGAGCCTCGCGTATAACCACAGGACGACAAAAGCTTCTGTCACAACGGTACCCAGTAGCCAAGTCATTTGGTACCACAGTCTTCGAAGTTGCGGTGATGGCATGGCGTGAGTTGATAGAGTCATGGCCCCAAAGCTCCCTTGGGAGTCCCCGACTCTGAGTATCACAGAGCAAATGCCTCCCTCGTCTGGGCTGTCGTCGGTTCCTGTAGTTGCCCGATTCTTCAACTGTCGGGGAGAAAGCTCTGGTACGACAAATGGCACGAGGGCTTCACGCCATTTCGTCCTCCTAGGAAGTCTATTCATGACCGAGAGGGTATAAATAGAAGGGGGAGGTGCCGGACATGGGAAGGCGTACCCAGAGCCTCTGAATCCTTGGATCTTTGGCTCACGCCGCCCGGGCTAGCACGCAGCTCGAGACCACAGATGCCCCTTTCCCTCGAAGATGACATTGCGTGAGCGAATGCGTCATCTAAGCACCACAGGCCCGGTCCCCAGACGCGTACTTGCTGCACAAGGTTTCTGACCGGGCCCTACGTCCCCAAAGGGTCTCGTGTTGGCACACACAAAGTCGAAATCTTCCTCAGCCGACCCGAGCCTTCAAAGAAGGGAAACGGGATACGGTCATCTGAGGCCGAAGAGGTTCACGTGTTGGACAACCATGGGCCAACTGCCCCATGGTGCGCTCCTGGTCAGTTCCGGGCAGAGAGGCAAAGAATCATCAGGGGAGACCAAGGTTCCATGGAAAACCAAGAGTTATTGAAGGCATCCCGAGTCACAACCAAACCCGTAAAGAGTCGACGTGGGCAGTCTTACAAAAAAACTTTTGAACATTCAACTCGTGAAGTTAATATATGTACACCTCTCTTGACAAGCCGAGGTAACCCGATTCCCGATTCCCCCGACAGAGTTTGATTTTGTGAATGCTGAACACACCCCAGACATCGTGACCCTTTTTTTattcttcttcgtctttttTTTGTATGGAAAAACGGCGGATGTTGTAAAGAGATCGAAAGCACTTTTTTGGGCGGATTCTTGTCATCTTCTCTTCATGTTGCTCCGTGCGACCCGCGATCTTTTTCAGGCAGCACAAGAACCCCCACCCCTTCCGTCCGTCGCCCGTGTGAAACCCTGGTCCCAATGGATAAAAAGATTTTTGTCGAAGCCGGATCTCGTTTTCGTGGCCCAAAGAGACCCAACAAAAGCTGATGGTATAAGATGTGTGTGTaagagacgagagagagagagcaatATGCATGGACGCCTCCAATGTGGGAAAATATTAGATATGACAAGAAAGAGCCGGTCGTTGTCGGTTTAGCCGTGGAGACCGGACGTTCTCTCGCGCATCAGCTCGCGGCGCTTCTTGTCCTTTTCTAAGAGGGGGTTAGCTTGTGATCTGTCAAGGGGGAGACGAATGGCAATATACTGACCTCCGTCCCATGTCAGGAACTCGTGGAGGGCTGATCCGGAGGGCACCATGGGCAAGACGGGCACCTTCTTGTCCGTAAGGACCTCAAGGAAAGCAGGGCCGTCGGAGTTGATGAGCCACTTGAGGGCATCGACAACCTCATCGGGCTTGCTGACTCTGCGGTGCTGGACACCCATGGCATCGGCCAGCTTCATGAAGTCGGGGTTCTGCTGGTGGGTGTGGGCGTAGCGGTCCTCGTAGAAGAGGTTCTGCCACTGCGTGACCATGCCCTGCTCCTCGTTGTTCAGGACGATGACCTTGACGCCAATGTTGAACTGCGCGGCGGTAGAAAGCTCGGTGAGGGTCATGTTGAAGGAGGCATCGCCGTCAATGTCGATGACGAGAGCGTCGGGCTTGGCGACCTTGGCAccgatggcggcgggcagGCCGTATCCCATGGTACCGAGACCACCAGAGGTGATCATGGTTCTGGGGTATCTCCAGCGGAAGTGCTGGGCGGTCCACATCTGATGCTGGCCGACGCCGGtggagatgatggtggtCTCCTTGCGGTCGGCGGTCAGGTTGCTGAGCTCTTCAATAAGGGTCTGGGGCTTGATCATGCCGGAGCGCTCGGCCTTCTCGTAGTCGGACATGGGCCACTTGGCCTTCCACTCGCGGATCTTGTCGAACCACTCCTTACGGTCGTCCATGGACTTGGGCGTCAGCAGAGGCATGAGGGTGCGGATGTTGGaggcgacgtcgccctcgacggcctcggtggcctGGACGACCTTGTTGATGTTCTTGGGCATGATCTCAAAGTGGACGATACCACcacggccctcggcggcggcagccttgGCGCCGGGGGCGAACTTGGCGACGTTGAGGGTGACACGGTCGTCGAAgcgggcgccgagggcgatgatgaggtcgGCCTGCTGGATGGCCATGTTGGCGTAGGCGGAGCCGTGCATGCCGAGCATGTGGAGGGActtctcgtcgagctcgtcgaaggagccCAGGCCGTgcagggtggtggtgacggggATGGACAGCTTCTCGGCAAGCTCCTTGAGGATCTCGGGGCCGCCCTCGGACTGGGAGATACCCTGGCCGGCGTAGATGATGGGCTTCttggcgatgttgacgaggtcggcgacgcGCTTGATGGACTGGTCAAGCTGCTTCTGGAGCAGGGCCATGGCGgccctcgaggcggcgctcggcagggaggggagggaggtcTCGGTCGGGATGGCTCTCCTCAGGATGCCGGCGGTGACGTCCTTGGGAAGATCGACGAGAACGGGGCCGGGGCGACCGCTGGTGGCGATCTCGAAAGCCTCGTTGATGCGGCGGGGGAGCTCGGCAATGTTCTTGACCATGACGTTCCACTTGGTGCAGGCGCGGGAGATGCCGGTGACATCGGCCTCCTGGAAGGCGTCGCTACCAATGGCGGAGGTGACGACCTGGCCGCAGAAGACGACCATGGGGGTGCCGTCGGAGAGGGCGTCCTGCATCGGGGTGATGACGTTGGTCGCGCCAGGGCCCGAagtgacgaggacgacaccGCACTTGCCCGAGGCGCGGGCGTAGCCCTCGGCCATGTGGCCGGCGCCCTGCTCGTGCTTGGGGAGGATGAAGTCGAAGTGTTTTGAGTTGTAGATGGCGTCGAAGACGGGGAGGATGGCGCCTCCGGGGTATCCAACTGTGAGTCACGGTCAGCCATGTCTCTCCTTGAACGCGAACGTCGGATGGTCTTGTAGGGAGTGTGCAATTGGGCCACCAACAAATGTGCTTGACGTTGTGTCTCAACATCATCTCGTGGAAGATCTCTCCTCCGGTCTTGCCAATGAACCTGTGTAACACAGTGAGCTTCCAGGGCCGCTTAGACGTGGACCACGGCGACGGCTACGTACGACTCATCCATCTCGGGGCCACGGGAGCCGACGAGAGGCTGGACATGGCTGCGGTCCTTGTCGGCATTGAAGGCGGGTGCGGGCGTGCTTCGGACCTCACTGAAATGACAATCTTGTTAGCCAAAAGTCCTCGTGAGTCACGTAATATAGTCTGTTTATTGTCCCCCTTCCCGAGCTCCcgagagagaaggaagacgGCTGGGAGATAAATGGACAGACGGAGGAGAGCAGGAAAGAGCTCACGGAGCGGGCGAGGTAGCCGAGGTAGCCTGATTCCTCACGCCGGAAGGAAccttcttggcggcctgGATGGCAGAAACGGCGGACGAGGTGGTGAGGGCGCGGGAGGCAGTCGGTCTCGAgacggccttgagggcgcgggcggcctGGCGACTTCGGAGCATCATGATGGGCGGAGAGTGGAGAGGGATTCCAAGAAgaaaggagggaaagagaaagaaaaaagtcACTCGGCGTGATGCCTCGTCGAGATCCTttgagggagaggagggggagagagtaAGAGGCGGCTCGTCGAATTGGACGATCGCAAGGGTTGAAGAAGGTTGCAAAGGTCGTGGTTCGAtctggggaggggaggggaggaaatggaggaagggaaagagaaaagatGTAGCAGTCACCGTTAGTCAGTAGTTGGTGTGTACAGAGTAGGTAGTGGTGGTAAATTGGGCAGATCGCAAATTCTAGATTTGGACCGGGGGCGCACAagcacacgcacacgcacacgcacacacacagagagaagagagagcaCAGCTCACAAGAGTCAGAGTCAGAGTCAgaggcgaaggaggaggagggttcaaggggagagagagaaaacgAGTCGGGCTGGGATGCGCCGGTCAAGGGCCGGTGGAGGAGAGAGGATTCGAGGTGACTATGCCTGTACCTGTACCGGTGCCTGTGAGACCTGGAGACCTGACGGACTGGCGGGGACAGACTCCAGAAGGGGTGCGGTAgtggttgctgctgctgctgctgctggttgtttgctgccgccgctgctgttTCGGAGGCagggaaaaaaaaccaaaaaaaatTATCGGGTGTCGACGTGTGGGGTAGCCGTCCGATGACTGGCCGGAAGGGCGCCAAGTGGAGACGAGGGCGAACATGCGCTGCGCATCGGGGGATGGGCACGGACCATGGATCCAATCTGGGGTGGCGATATCGGCCCTTGGGTTTTTGGCAGCGGCTGTTGGATTGGGcaattggggggggggggggggggggggccatTGCGGTTGCGGTCAGTCGGGTACGTACTCTGCACTGTTGTCTGTCGGTCTGCCTGTCTCCGTCTGTCTGCTCCTGCACCTTTGGTCTGGATTGGTATATGACTCATCCTCATTGGCCATCCCGACACAGGCATTCTCCACTCCTCGGAACTGCACCGTTTGGGTACGATGTACAATGTATGTGAGGAAAGAAACAGCCCCCTAGGATTCGAGGAAAGTGCCAGTTAGTAAGTAGTAGGTAGGAGTCACAGAACCGAGAACCTCCACCAATACCCTTCCCTTCCTATCTTTTCCTATCGCTCGTTGGTGGCCCTATTTGACCCATCAGCGCAGAGtatcaccgccgccctcctcatcccGTCTGCCGTGCGCCCGGCGTCTGGCTCCTCATACCATCACTACCTAACGGCTGTATCATCATGGCTGCATCTCCCGCTACCGGGCAGGATTCATTCCCCGTCTGCAAGCCCACGGATGCGGGACAGCTGTCAGAAAACGGCCAAATCAaaccctctcccctccctctctctctccccccaaGGCCCCCCAAGAATGGCCAAGAGACATGACATGGGAGCTGCCGCCACTAAAAATGCCAATTCGCTGCTGAAGCCGTCCAGCACGTGCTTGTGTTGTTCCCCTTTGGTCCATCTTGCATGCGAACGGACCAGACCCCTCTTGAGGTTGCTGGCCCATCGGAGGGATAGAGAGaggatgggggaggggagaggggagctGCCGTTCCCCATCATCCGGTCTCTCCCGGACCCCTAAAACTTAGCGGCTAGTTCGATGCTCTCTCGTGAAGGTTTGATGTCGATGGCGCCCGCCACTCAATACACAGCACAACGGTGGTGTGATGGAC
This sequence is a window from Colletotrichum higginsianum IMI 349063 chromosome 8, whole genome shotgun sequence. Protein-coding genes within it:
- a CDS encoding Xurface protein; translated protein: MQWTSSGSWQQKPFRFLLRISNTQTALKSAWVIRHKPIHLKLIHLKLIHLKLIHLKLIHLKLIHLKLIHLKLIHLKLIHLKLIHLKFIHFKLMTPFRKPPSPWPWRPRETTSHGKVHQENQKHQTLTSAMFRSGALSPAPPSHPPALGTSLAPQGDTNANRVHQPPPLGVKAGSAEHVFSLLRGGRGLACPHFPKYTTAGVSTARRKYPSRLGFFHASSPKGHISYLETAKFCAACLDQAVPSGYNYWSMVPDGNGSVKGGRWLDTAASSQTYPRLYQSGTERFDKTTVSPQSVPEHLLTSPKEVPIPKVPGALDAWRWLQAQQKPFYLDGLHLTNGSTPFAQLSVEEDSAIVKTSGEPYIAGRSTHAADSQVHQRHVEEGSVVRPKSLQAQRFFPDGFVPSGKPNESAAASTVSLTISKNPAFGTASTSSIKRKAVPARGNGPGTLPASATPPVQQRAVTSPPGLPQPPVSRPEAIHHDAVTGKTMSPQPKAHFLDGSRSISQPTSVFGVDAGQGPHVLVPRNTAALDPPDRTKLPQGDPRFLQDARSSSAISSPQSLSSPTVPMRGAKTPQEVAPSLDRGSSGGNQPISRTSVRSQTGEPTKPALPVLGPKPSDKSKDGRKEQPTSDATAGQVPQDKPTARSSQPRKAESSSQVGRDTLPNSDRTRFARNWYRHDPIDFDELDGPSSPPAEQTPDTRSEETPGTPLPLPRILPQPRSSKTDATDYKLAATAVAELFRLLQSPPEGKSRAKRTLSLPEASNRGSLERSSGVGEPAIHQERQVTKPSKKSKMPQMMSGIPETMSSVAYDTSSMPQKVPYAIQTRSRPPKISNAPQTVSGVPPVVSNVPQTASDAMQKAPSRPPKITNAPRVVSGVSQTMSSAPQKIKMPSVPRKISGQAGSQAMPSIPPQKRRTHEVVEEMPPSPANQLTVTDRSIAKKPSPARPLRSAPTSSQYPVVPSHQPQDTRSLGAAGSKTKSAGPAPKHATGAEKKDAVRSVVDTWRQKTASGSKANPDRGSKAPKPSTVKVADGKVKTKRTAPRAEPRKRRVGDTKKIPGAEKKRKSHPKDPGSLRVPGKEKRGGRSSLGHGKPGAHDTHTTTKISSMSNSTTNCPIYLLGGGSRDSDSDSDVENDDDMSDSDYASNPFQTSDLDDDEPAQEGGPNQSDTEDAANASQDGGPGQDSAQDSRPSSPEFPPGEHVPNPPGQSALTQAEAGRPDSRISLVSQPSIPDVSVPNPSLGGTQQPGTAHDSPRQSWSADQDASDPFGNQQTSVSSGPYMEPPFDTGASSSYCSSPPWLGQTLAADTPQQHSPLEPIGFENSRGLPEQGQTNSTLPNNSQQVDSVSSWPSGTIETAPLSSTDQHGYTAMPSAPSSGNPRVFDGSYYPPVNSASASNDPFQGQAESSQPSFVGDQSQASFLTRQQASVLPSGTSRGLSRNQAQAGADSSGQRNFEMGQSGQMPTSVPEPAPTTGQPAPLGQPGSPWPTATGQGLNASYFSEAPYTSAEAAYDPYSTSLLAPEKHADPQPDPWTASRTGNTAEQTSPWAPKQYEPFSPSSPTVPVPSFSSNQAWDQQAGPPATFGRQQERQPFPGDQSLGTDPSEWNSRDKSVAPTDSWDPNATRQSSPAPYAAQGSQRAPYGSYQSPPRNRLYALGDPSPQRTGGSNKGKILLAAAAGAAVGIGAAALLSRSSSASSKSSHIQSPPPGTDVKNYAAWGNVPASNDGFPYDGAYSGSEKAGGASSSSSSSPSSSSSSGHGNRDDPAQREAASHDWNDVDSDDNQSGASNDEGFGMRDDGDESDNHSVASDQLTSLSYDNENAPQAPSVSGASDSDQAGWYDGDGYGSAWNDEENHDQGSQGSDRSQAGEHDMYGSDQELAYNSEPQGQFTSGSDQGSESEQEYMVDDEAVHEESPSSVAGSDHYLEQSGTEQDESGLDEEGEDCIGHEIVDESDEAEGYGEEEQDGSQEDEYEIENDGEEEEEEEESEEEEEEEEEESEEDESEEEEEEESEDYAEEYDEGGGGSDSDAYSY
- a CDS encoding Acetolactate synthase gives rise to the protein MMLRSRQAARALKAVSRPTASRALTTSSAVSAIQAAKKVPSGVRNQATSATSPAPEVRSTPAPAFNADKDRSHVQPLVGSRGPEMDESFIGKTGGEIFHEMMLRHNVKHIFGYPGGAILPVFDAIYNSKHFDFILPKHEQGAGHMAEGYARASGKCGVVLVTSGPGATNVITPMQDALSDGTPMVVFCGQVVTSAIGSDAFQEADVTGISRACTKWNVMVKNIAELPRRINEAFEIATSGRPGPVLVDLPKDVTAGILRRAIPTETSLPSLPSAASRAAMALLQKQLDQSIKRVADLVNIAKKPIIYAGQGISQSEGGPEILKELAEKLSIPVTTTLHGLGSFDELDEKSLHMLGMHGSAYANMAIQQADLIIALGARFDDRVTLNVAKFAPGAKAAAAEGRGGIVHFEIMPKNINKVVQATEAVEGDVASNIRTLMPLLTPKSMDDRKEWFDKIREWKAKWPMSDYEKAERSGMIKPQTLIEELSNLTADRKETTIISTGVGQHQMWTAQHFRWRYPRTMITSGGLGTMGYGLPAAIGAKVAKPDALVIDIDGDASFNMTLTELSTAAQFNIGVKVIVLNNEEQGMVTQWQNLFYEDRYAHTHQQNPDFMKLADAMGVQHRRVSKPDEVVDALKWLINSDGPAFLEVLTDKKVPVLPMVPSGSALHEFLTWDGEKDKKRRELMRERTSGLHG